CCGCCGATAAAAAGGAGCGCGTTCTGATCTGAGGTGAACTGCACAGGGGGAGGTAAAAACGCAGGCAAGCAATCCGACCGTAGGTATTTCTAACCATTCACACATAAGCAGCTAAACAAAAGTTATGCAACGGGGGGATGTGGAGGACCCGCCACAGTTCTGTTCTTTGCATTCTGTTTGGTCCCTTACACGCACCGCCTATTAATACCCCCCAACGGGTTAACCTTTTTGCATCTGTACGTATTGCTTAACGGGATCAACATGACCGAAAAGAGTGCTACTTTAGAGGTTACGCGAAGTCCTCGCCATAAGGCAAACGTATAGCCGCTGGCTTGACTGATGCCTCTTTTAAATCGCAAAATTGTGGGAGATTGCCTAGGCGAAGTtgcttcacaattttgcaaatttaaaaGGGTACCTTTTACCCCTAAGTGGTGAACATTttcggggaaaaaaaaaaaaaaaaaaaaattgcattccATTCGACAAGCCTGTTATGTCTTCCGCCATAtgggtttccttttttttttttaaaacaaaaatgacgtTATTTCTACAAACTGGAGTAGATACCATGGCGGACACGAACTGCGCATAGCATGTGGTATGTAAAAAAACGTGCGCGCGGGCTGGGGATAAGATAAAAAGAGTAAAGCGCAGCGAGTACACTCACCAGTGCGTCGTGCAAAGTACACTATATGCGTGCACTACGCCTACACTAAGCCGTACACTATTATATGCGCGCCCATCCCACCCTTGCCGCGCACTGACCGCATCGCAATCGCACGTACCCCTGCGCGCGGGAAGGAGAGAAACCCCcgtgaaggaaaaatttgtGCAAACTGCTCAGCTGAACAGAGGCAATCCTTCCGCGAAAAGAGTTATGCAAAATTTAGCTACACTATTTGTACACCGCGTCATACGTACGGTACGTGCGCGCACGCTTAGGTATAGCGCAGCATAGCATAGATAGCGTAGCACACTGCGCAgcaacagttttttttaaaaacaggcgataaaaataaaagggagcTCACCACAGTGCACATGCACTTGCGTGTTGGTGTGGAACGGGGGAGAGCACGGCATTTGGTACGCTTCCCAccaaaagggaggggggaagaaaaaaaaatagcttttTTATTGCCAGGAGGCGCGAATAAAACATTTGCATACGTGCGTTGTGCGCACATGCGAAGAggtacataatataaatatgcagcATGCAAAGGTgatgaaaagaaagaggTATAGTTACATAAGCGTGGCAAAGGTGAGGAAGAAGGGCACTACGTTACATGTACATGGCACAGGTGAGGAAGAAAGGTATACATAAGCGTGGCAAGCGCGAGAAGAGTTACATTTAGCCGTACGCACATGCATACAGCCCTGCTGCGTCACTTTTCCTGCGCAGTGTACGCGGCGAGTGTATACGCATACGTATAcgtatacgtatacatatacatatacatgtaactgcgtgctgttttttttttttttattttgcttcaaTTAAATTCAAATCTATTCACATCGATTCAAGTCGATTCAAGTCGATTCAAGTCGATTCAAATCgattcaaataaaataaaataaaatcaatTCAATTcgcttttccaatttttcaaCTTACATTTGCTTCCCCCAGTTAAAACAAATTCGCATACGCCGAGAAAAACACCctttaaacaaaatgaacgaaatgCAATTCCTTACGCAattacatatgcacatgacATGATCACACGTGTATACCCCCAAACTCGCATCGCATTTGCATCCGCTTaagcgaaagaaaaataatattcccACTTTCGCATCaacggaaaaaggaaaaaaacgcaaaaggcATACTTTCCTCACTTCGCATCCGCATACGAGTACCCGTACAAGTTTCTCCCAGCGAAACATTTATGTACGCACTTTTTGtgaaccccccccccgcgcgttTCGCTTATGCGTAATTCCCCCGCAGTAAAAAGTTTACCCCCGTATGAATAGCAGTATACAGTAGCAGCAAATAGCACAGCTTATAATATATAGCATATATAGCATACTTGGCCGTACAATTTTTCCTGCAAGAAAAgccaaaatattattatttttatgcgcCCGCCTGCTGTCACGCATAAATACGAAATGATTGATTTTTCTTCATCGCGCCcgcaattaatttttaacgaATTCGTTTTGatgattaaaatataattaaagtttttttttttttttttctttttttttttgacattttttcttcccgcGCGCCCCCCTCCaccatcctttttttttttttttcctttttcttacCCCCACGCAAGtattgtcatttttttttaaattataccGCCGAACAATGAGTACGTCCAACGAAATTGGAAAAGAAGGATTCCCGTgtgaggaaggaaaaggaagttcccccctttttaccaACAACCAGGGAATGGACAAAGGTTGTGCTGATGAAGCTGTTTTGGTTGGGGGGGCTCCACACGATTTGACTGAAGAACGTGGCCAGGACCACGCTTTGAGGGAAACTGGGTCGCAAGCGGAACCTGCAGCGGTGGAACGtccaaaggaagaggaagcagcggaaaacaaagcaaaggaggaggagaagaaagaggagaaggaacaCCGAGTAGACGATGCCGCCAAGAGAAAGCACCTCGAGGCGGGCACAGCCGGAATGAGCCAAGCCGTTTCGACGCCGGAAGAACGGGACGCACTGAACGAAGCAACGAGATCACCAAATGCCGGCGATGTAAGTCCTGAGAGTTCCAGTGGCAAACTAAAACTTGTGCAAAGTGCAACGAAAAATGTCGCGGAAGATGGTAGTCAAATATCCATTGCAGCTGCTACCGTGGCGGACAACGCGGAAAATGACTCCTCACGTGATGCTTCGTGTACCCCCTCTCAAGAGCACTCTGCACAGATAGTCAAAACTGCAACGGAGGAAAACGAATTGGACGACGATACCACGAACAGCAGTTCCAAGGAGATTGACGAAGATAGACACAGCATCATTCTGcagagggaagaagaaaacttCCTTGCCGAGAAATGGATGCACTCAGGAGGCTTCGATCCAAGTggtaaaaacgaaatgggCTTGCACGAATTAAATGAACATGGCAACCATAGTGATGATGCGAGTAATATAAACAAAGGCAAAAGCGAAATTGACAGTAGAATCAAGAGGAAAATGCACTCTTTaaagcaaaatgaggagaagaagaaaaaaaaaacagacacaGATAATGCTCCTTCCATTGCTTCCGACTCGTCCGATGAGGAAGACCTAGACTCAAAGGAAAAGTTCAGCGATAACAGCACCACTGCGCTGTTTGACAAGAAGGGCAAAGATGacgcaaaggagaaaaagaaaaatggctCCAAGGAGGACCACGCCATTTTTGCAGATGAGGTAATTTTGTTGAAGCGGCTGCCTGCCGTAGATGGGGATTGCGCCTCCGCGTGTTAAGCGGCGAGGCGTGGCGACCTAAATGAGTGGCGCTGAAATGATGAGATCGTGCatgtggaggggaaaaatgaatagcAAAAGGGAGACCCCACTCGtcaccccctttttcaccccctttttcaccccttttttcaccccctttttcaccccctttttcacccccccgTGCAGGCCCTAAAAGGATACCCGCGCATTTTCGTTACCAGACTTCCCTTCGAGGCTGGCAAAAAGGACCTAGAAAAGTATTTCTCCAAATATGGCAAAATAGTAGACATTTATGTTTCCAAAAATTTGTcgaataacaaaaataagggCTTTGGATTTGTGTCGTTTGAGAAGCAGAGCTCCATGGACAAGGTGGGTCTTCGAGCACGTTTGTGGTGCCGTTTGTGGGGAAGCCCTCGCCAGTGGAGTGTACCCCCCCCCACTACTACTGCCACCGCTAGCAGTCATGGCTGCCATTCACATCCGAGTGCGTGCTCGCCAATGACCctccgctccccccctttccgcAGGTCCTGAAGGACAAGCTGCACATCATCTGCGGCAAGGAAATCGTCGTGGACGTCGCTTCCATGAGGGACAACAAAACCAAGCACCTTTTCCGTAAGAGGACGAGCGAGAGCGGCGTGTGTACCGCGGTGTGCTGATTGAATCGGGTCTCGCTGCGTGCATCTTACCAATCGTTTGTCATTTCCGCTGCGCATTCGCCGCTTATTCGACGCCTAtcctccgcttcccccgcagACCTGCCGTCGGACCACTACCTGGCCAAGTACCCGAAGAACGACAAGAAGTCGCCCAGTAAGACGCACAACAATCTGGTCAACTTCAACAAGTACCACCATGTGTATAATAAAACGACGAACATCAGGGACGTTTCTAAAAATATTGACAACAATTTAGTgatgcaaaatttttataacctCTGCCCAACGTACAACATACTAGGCAACCGCATGAACAATAAGCACATTTACAAGAACAATATGGCCGtgtccttcttcccccccacgggTTATAATATGGACCCGGCCTATTTCAACAACCAGCAAGTCCCCTACCAGAACTGTATGGACTACATGGGCAGCAGTGACTACTACTGGAATATGGCCAACTACTACAACTGGAACAACATGATGTTTCACAATGACAATATGTACAACGCCAAGAAGATGGAGTACCCCTACTACGTCTGCAACGGGCAGTACCTGAGTCAGAGTGAGTCCAGGCGGCGTTTAcgctgctttgttttttacgctgctttgttttttacgctgctttgttttttacgctgctttgttttttacgctgctttgttttttacgctgctttgttttctacgctgctttgttttttacgctgctttgttttttacgctgctttgttttttacgctgctttgttttttacgctgctttgttttctacgctgctttgttttttacgctgctttgttttttacgctgctttgttttttacgctgctttgttttttacgctgctttgttttctacgctgctttgttttctacgctgctttgttttctacgctgctttgttttgtttttattttttcatccctTTTATCTTTCTTATCTTTCCCCTCTTTGCAGGCCCGCCCCCAATCGCCAAGGGCAAAGCGCAACGAAAGAGCAGCGCCATCGAGGAGAGCAAGCTGAAGTACCCCCCCAACGTCGCCCCAAGCGGGAGCTACCGCCCCCCCGGCCAGCCATGTAAGTTGCGGCAAGAGATGAAGAAATTGCTCAGGAAGAGCGGCTCAAATGGGTTTCGCTGCGTGTCTCTCGTGGTGCACGGAAGGAGGGGCCGGCACCCCACCCACGCGCACGttacgtatacatatatatatacatgttaaCAAACCTTGTAACACCCTCTTGAACcgccccccctctgcagtTGTGCGAAAGTTACCCGGCGGAGACGAGTGGAACAAACGAGGATACAAGCTGTTCGTCACGAAGTTGAGTAAGTCGCGGAGGGGACAGCACAGATTGCTGCACGCCCAGCAGTgcgatttttacaaactggCACATTAatatgctaatttttttttttttttttttccaccctcCAGATAGCGTAACCACAATCGAAACGCTCAGGAATTACTTCGAAGCCTTCGGCGAGATCATCGACATTTACATGCCCAACGACGTGTGCACAAACAGGCCCCGCGGCATCGCCTTCGTCACCTTCCTGGACAACGACTGCGTGAAGAAAATTCTCTCGAACAAGAACTCGAAGCATATAATTGACGGAAAGGAGGTGAGCAACGGATTGTCTCGTTTTTCCGATGCCGTGCGGCGTTACATCACCAGGGTTTAGGGATCAACTGGGCTAGCTCAACTTAGCTTAGCTGACCTGCCTTGCGTGTACACGtaaatgtacatgtgcatgtcCCTTAGTACGCCCCTGCGTAGTAAACAGCTTCGTAATAATAtaccccccccttggcgCCCCCTTTTGCAGGTTGTCGTTGACCTTGCGGACCCAGAAACCAAAACGAAGAAGAATTTGTGTTACCCCTGAGGGGAGGGACACTCCTCTGATGGTACCCACCCCGGATGGTACGCACCCCAGAAGGTATACTTACCCCTGATGGTACTTACCCCcaccttcctttttaataattaaaagaaaacttcTTCCAGCGACGAACCGCTTCCAATTCTGAACTTTCCCAAACGTCCATCTCCTTCAAACCGCTTACAAACTGTTCCAAACGCTCATCCCCCTAAACACGTATAAATCACGTACGCACTACGACTGtactctttcctttttttgtttcctttttgtttcttttccttccccccctcttctccccctcggtTGTTCCAACTTCGCCAACTCCGTTGCGACGTTCCCCCTCTTTAATCATGTGCCCCCGCACACTGGCCCCACGCCCTTCCCTACATGCCGCATGGTGAATATGCATAAATGTATACGCATAAATGTGCCCATAAATAtgcacaaatatatatatatatattatacatatatatgcatatataaatatacgtacatatatacaccatatgtacgtacgtacgatgttatatatttgtttattcgCCCAAGTacatacgtatttttttgcgtcaCCCACACCCAAGTCCTTCCTCGTTCACAAATCTTCGCGTGCATATGCTGCTGCCCCCCGCACGGAGGTATGAGAGGTGTACAGCACATGTGCGTGAGGATTCTTACGTGCATTCCCATATATTCCTATGTACTTCCTCCCTGACGTGTTAACTGAACCACTCACCTTTGGGGGTCaactgcttctttttctttctgttCCCTTCCGACTTTAACCTCCCCTTCCTTTGTataagttttctttttaaatcttCCCTTTGCTGTTCCTCTGCGGAAGAACTGGCACGCAACTGTTAACTGCTGACTACCAACTGCTAACTGTCAACTTTGAGCCTCCCAGCCCCCGCAAATCctcccaaatggaaaaacaaaccctcacgcttttttttttgtcgcaaatttgtgtatttttttgatcATTTGTAtgttatgaatttttttttttctttccttcccaTTTCGACACACATTATTAGATTATTCATtaacaatttggaaaaaatatatgtttcattctttccccttttttgattttttttttcccttttttaacatttgtaTGTCAACCCCATTTGAAGCAGTCTGAATAgctgcgattttttttttctcttgttCGGAATGACTGGCCTTCCCGCTCGGCTTGGAGAAGGAACAAGTTGGGGCGCCCTGCAGGGGTGATTGAAGGGTGCCTAGGGAGGCCTTTCCCAAGCCACAAAGGTAAAGGGGCAAGTTAGAGATTAACCTCCAATCAGGTTAGCGACCACACCCTCCTTTGAGCGGCAAAACCTCAGCGCGTGAAGGAACGCCAAATCGGCGCAACAGCCCAGTAGGGAAAGGCGAAAGTGGAAGCAACCCCGCTGCATAGCGGCAAACGTGATCGCTTTGCCAGGTTGCCCGTTCCGCCCAGCTGGGAAAGGGAatctccttcccccccataCACAAACCCAAagaacaaatggaaaaaacaaaaattgagGCCCTCTTCATCTACGATGAGGATGTGAAAAAGGCCGACAAGTCCGTCACGGATGAAGAGCTACAGGTAAGTGCACACTCTTATGGGTGACTCGTTTGGGGAAGTTCCCCAGGAAACCGCCACGCCTCTGTTCATTTGCTCATACGTCAGTTGAGCAGTTCGAGTTAGACGTGTGGAAGTCATACCCACGGGGTCATCCCCTAACCATTGCGAATTCACAGAAGCGGGGAGACCGATGCCTCACTTGTGCATACCTCCCCACGTGGTAAatctctccccttttttccccatcccCCCAAGGCAGAGAAGGTGATCTACTACTACCCAGCCGAAACGGACGAACAAGTGAAAGTGACGCACACGAGCACCATGGAAGGGGTCTCCGCCTTCCTCTCCCAATTCAGCAGATCCCACATGGAGCATATAATAACAAAGGAAAATTTAATTGTCATCAACAAATGGTATAAGCATGTATTCGTAACGATCGTCGTGAAGAACGTTtataagaatgaaaaaatggaactcCTCATGTGCAAGTTGCTACACTCCGTTTTAGAAAACTTCATCTCGACCTTCACCCTACTGCACGGACACATCCGGACCTTCCTCAAGtataagaagaacaaaacggCAGGTGAGACAACCAGCAGGGAGGGaagcacacaaaatggatttaACGTTGAGCGGTTGTTTGGGCagtcctcctccccccccccttgtttatttttatgccacCTTGCAATGGAGGGAGTTACACAAATTCATCTCTCTTCCTCCGTTGGGCTGACCATCTGGTGATTTAACCGATCAATCACATGGCACAGTCGAGGGGGCACTAAAACGGGGGACAAAAATGGCCCTCTTTTTGTGAAGCATTACATGGGGGGTCTGCCTCCCGTTACTACGCACGTGCatataagtacatatataagtACGTATGACCAGATGATGGACCCACTTCAATCTGACCTCCCTCCAACCCGCGCAGGAAATATGGACAGAAAAACGAGCCTCCAGACGCTCCTGGATGACTTTGTGTTTACCTACGTGAACGCGATTAACAGCGAGTGCGTGAGCATTCACAACGGTAAGAGTGGGTTGCCACCGACATGGTGATCCCCGGGGCACCCCTTCCCATCACGTGCTTCTGCGTGTTAGGTGCACTCCTCAGAAGCGCGTTTACGGCAAGATTTGCTGCTAAAATTGCGGTGAGGAACCCCCCTTATCCCTCTCGTTGAAACGGTTTGGTTCCCCTCACATGACTGCCACCACGCGGTGTGCGTAAATTTGCCCCCCTGCAGGTCTACAAAGCTTTCATTTCTTCCCAGTGGAAAAGCACACCTACGTTActgtgcaggtaaaaatgggttgCCCGCCCGAGCGCATCGTCCCCTTCCCCCTATAATTTCACCCAACTGTGTTGTAACTTTCCCGCTATGTTCCTCGCCTGCTTCTTGCCTGCTTCTTGCCTGCTCCTCAcatgccccccctttttccccttctctccTGCGCGCAGAACCTCATTTCGTCACTCATACTCGGACAGAAGCAGATAAAACACGGGTGCCTGCTGTACGAGGGGCACTTGATCTATTCGAGCCTTGAAATGAGCGACACCAAGATGGTTTACAATTATTTGGTGTCCTACGGGGGGACGGTTAGAGCGCtcgggagggggagaagtgtgTTTATATGCGCTCACATGCACACTAACATGCGTGCGTTTATGTGCACATACCAGGCACATGGGTacacttttcttttcttttcttttcttttcttttttgcgcttttccccctcacTGTAGGTAAACAATTTAAAGCTAAATCAGCCCCCCTTTAGGAAAATTGCGTCCTCCGCTGCCATCAACGTAAGTGCAGCTGTGCACGTGGTTGGATCTGCCCTCCTCTGGGGAAGCCCCTTCAGTTTACACGAAGCGTGTCAGCGGGATAATCGTACCAGCCGTGCTAACCCTATTTGCCACGTCCCCCCCTCAAgttgttccccctttttttcttttttttcttctccctcttccccTCAGGCGAATGGAGGCCTGTCCAGCTTCGCCCGGTGCAACACGATCGACGAGAAGAATGCCTTTCTCCTGGGGATTAAGAAGTAAAGGCCAATCCCCTAGGGGCAACAAATACAAATATtaaccgccccccccctgctatGAAGTGCGCTCTTGAGAGGGGCGGATGAATTGCCAGCAGTACGAACGTGCGAATGCTCTCTAACTGCTTACGCGTTAACTGCTCAGTCGCACAACAACGCCGCTCCCCAGCAGATCGTCCATCTTCATGCCGGTGGTGAGCCTCGGTGCGGAGAAGAAGCACAAACTGGTGGCATTCATTTACAAGGGTATCCTCCTCGTGCTGCTCATCAAGGGGAGCACCATCAAGGACGAGGACTATGACATTCTAATTGACGTTCAAAACAAATGCGCAAATGAAAATTCCAGCAGCATATACAGCTTATGCAAGTTGAATGAAATCCTCTCCGTGCAGTTTAAAAAGTACCTAAACCAGGATGACCCAGTCAGGTACTTTTATTACAACCATTTTAGCAACTCCATCAAATACTccattaataataaaaagataaCTAATGAGGAGCTTTTCCTAGTCGCGGATTTCCACTTCCTTCTTCAAGACTCAGAAAAGAGGCAAAGTCAAATCAAGTGGAACAAAAGGGGGTCCGCCATggcaaaggaaaaggaacactTGTCGAAGGAACTCTTCAATTTTGAGAATCAGTGCATTCATAAAGATGCCCCGAAAAATGGGCAGCCGCTATACGGGGGAAATCAAAGGGAGAGTTCCACTCCACATAGTGGGCAGCATGCACAGGATGGtaaaggggggaacaccAATGAGGGGCACAATCAGGTGGCAGCATCCCTCATGGAGAACCCCCAAGTGAAGAGCGATAATACTCTTAAAAGTGGCCACCTAACAAGAGAGCAAAAAGGCGAAACGAAGGATCTCCCTATCGGAAGTGATAGCGTAAAAAAGTGCCAACCCACCACCAGCGAAACAGAAAGAGTGCAAACCGCTGCAGGTGGTAAtactgggggggagaaaaaaaaaaaactgaagtTAGTTTACAACGAGGAGTTaaagaagaagctgtttGAAGACACTAGTGATGATGTTAAAAttgagaaaatattttacaaagagGCAAGTGGGCCCTGGATTTTTGCCAAGAAGACTCTGCAGAGGGAACTGTTCATCTTCCCCGACGACTCGAAGATTTCCCTCTCCAAGGCGCAGCACGACGTGCGCCACTTAATGgacctccattttgcaaacatATACGTTTAGCAGGGGTGCAAAGCACAAAGCGCAAAgtgcaaaatgtaaaatgcaaaatgtaaaatgcgCGTTTACCGAGGTGGACACGGTTCGCACCACTGTAGGAGAGACTGCCTCCCCCTACATGATAAACGAAGCGGCGTAGTCATCTCCATGGGCGAAATTCCCCTTTGGAATAactttactttttttcctttttttttgtgccccttttgTACGTgcctttttgcacacaagGCGGCTTCCGAACGAGGGGAGGTTCACCCCCTCCGCCACCCCGTCGAAGCGTTCACTTCGCATTCGTAACTTAAACTTCACGTTCGTCTCCGTTTTTAAAATCGATACGCCTTTCGAAGCGGCAACAACACAGTGTGTTCGTTGGCCCACCAGACGCTCACCAGACTGCCCCCTCGTGGGGGGGGACTTTCACccaacaaaaaaggggcacacaaATAAACGTTCGACAGAAGGGAGAAGCTTCCCAAGTGGGACCACCCCAACATGGCTGTTGTTTTCCCTTTGGAAGGAGCGCACACTATGCCAATTTCACCTATAGAGAGTAGGAAGGAAAAACCAAAACAACCGCGAACGAACGAAGAACAGCTGCAACTACGATTAGATCAAAATTACAACTGCAGTTGCCACTTGGGCAATTATAAAAGTTCTAAATTgggcgtttttttaaaacgaatGTGATACGCCTAGTGGGTTGCACACCCGCTGGGGCACTTCTCAAAATAGGCGCAACGCTCAGCGGGAAAAATGACGCGCAATTTTAGAAggtgtgtggggggggtgAAGTAAAAATGGCGCGTGAGTTACACATTGGGGAGGCGTCCCCACAATATGCAGTATCACAACTAATCGTCCAGAAACGCAGCGCACGTTGCGCGGTGGCAACTTggtggaaaggaaaaaaaaaaaacacacatatatacacatatatatatgtaatatatgtatatattttttccttttgaccttgcttttttcacttcttaaCCTCCCAGCTGCGCGTGCACCCCCATCAGATGACGCTCTTCATTTCGTCGACGGTGGCCGCATCGTACAGCAGGTGGTTCGTGTCATGCAATTCAATCGCCTTGATGAAGTTCTTCGCGAGGAAGGGCAGCAGGGGGTAGTCCTCCTTGGTGCACTCATAGCCGTTTTCGTCATCCTGCAGCATGAAGGCCTTCCAGCAGGGCTTAAAGGATTCCAAGTCGATTTTGTTCAACAGCACAATGGAGATGAGCCAGTCAAAATATTCTGCGCTTTTTTCTACGTTTTTGTTGCAGGCGTATTTCTTAAGGGTAAGCTTTAAAATGTGCTTTTGTAGCTTCTCATTAAATTTGGGGGGGACATTCAaattctcaatttttttggttaGCGTTTCCCATTCGTCTGACCCTGTGATGGTGGACAGCTCCAGGATTTCGTTCACCTTGGGGAGGTACTCCTCCGTGAAGGCGTAGTCGTCACTTGCGCCGTTCGCCCCCGCGGAGGGAGATCCCGCAGTTGGGGCGCCCTTCTCCGCGCCGTCATTCGGGGAGCCGCT
The DNA window shown above is from Plasmodium vivax chromosome 9, whole genome shotgun sequence and carries:
- a CDS encoding hypothetical protein, conserved (encoded by transcript PVX_091032A), translating into MEKTKIEALFIYDEDVKKADKSVTDEELQAEKVIYYYPAETDEQVKVTHTSTMEGVSAFLSQFSRSHMEHIITKENLIVINKWYKHVFVTIVVKNVYKNEKMELLMCKLLHSVLENFISTFTLLHGHIRTFLKYKKNKTAGETTSREGSTQNGFNVERLFGQSSSPPPCLFLCHLAMEGVTQIHLSSSVGLTIW
- a CDS encoding hypothetical protein, conserved (encoded by transcript PVX_091035A) produces the protein MVYNYLVSYGGTVNNLKLNQPPFRKIASSAAINANGGLSSFARCNTIDEKNAFLLGIKKSSIFMPVVSLGAEKKHKLVAFIYKGILLVLLIKGSTIKDEDYDILIDVQNKCANENSSSIYSLCKLNEILSVQFKKYLNQDDPVRYFYYNHFSNSIKYSINNKKITNEELFLVADFHFLLQDSEKRQSQIKWNKRGSAMAKEKEHLSKELFNFENQCIHKDAPKNGQPLYGGNQRESSTPHSGQHAQDGKGGNTNEGHNQVAASLMENPQVKSDNTLKSGHLTREQKGETKDLPIGSDSVKKCQPTTSETERVQTAAGGNTGGEKKKKLKLVYNEELKKKLFEDTSDDVKIEKIFYKEASGPWIFAKKTLQRELFIFPDDSKISLSKAQHDVRHLMDLHFANIYV
- a CDS encoding nucleic acid binding factor, putative (encoded by transcript PVX_091030A) encodes the protein MSTSNEIGKEGFPCEEGKGSSPLFTNNQGMDKGCADEAVLVGGAPHDLTEERGQDHALRETGSQAEPAAVERPKEEEAAENKAKEEEKKEEKEHRVDDAAKRKHLEAGTAGMSQAVSTPEERDALNEATRSPNAGDVSPESSSGKLKLVQSATKNVAEDGSQISIAAATVADNAENDSSRDASCTPSQEHSAQIVKTATEENELDDDTTNSSSKEIDEDRHSIILQREEENFLAEKWMHSGGFDPSGKNEMGLHELNEHGNHSDDASNINKGKSEIDSRIKRKMHSLKQNEEKKKKKTDTDNAPSIASDSSDEEDLDSKEKFSDNSTTALFDKKGKDDAKEKKKNGSKEDHAIFADEALKGYPRIFVTRLPFEAGKKDLEKYFSKYGKIVDIYVSKNLSNNKNKGFGFVSFEKQSSMDKVLKDKLHIICGKEIVVDVASMRDNKTKHLFHLPSDHYLAKYPKNDKKSPSKTHNNLVNFNKYHHVYNKTTNIRDVSKNIDNNLVMQNFYNLCPTYNILGNRMNNKHIYKNNMAVSFFPPTGYNMDPAYFNNQQVPYQNCMDYMGSSDYYWNMANYYNWNNMMFHNDNMYNAKKMEYPYYVCNGQYLSQSPPPIAKGKAQRKSSAIEESKLKYPPNVAPSGSYRPPGQPFVRKLPGGDEWNKRGYKLFVTKLNSVTTIETLRNYFEAFGEIIDIYMPNDVCTNRPRGIAFVTFLDNDCVKKILSNKNSKHIIDGKEVVVDLADPETKTKKNLCYP